One genomic region from Nocardia vinacea encodes:
- a CDS encoding FixH family protein produces MSERSIAPESATRRSAFLAVGAVIVIVLAVIAWFAWPRPSGPLVLKTGTPQHLVTISIDSLRIGTTAIDITVTDRTGAPKDHAAVLIQANQPLMGHAGQPIAATATGPGYFHAASVPLMMTGQWELRLSIDEHDSLDELAVPIWVGG; encoded by the coding sequence ATGAGTGAGCGATCGATTGCACCCGAGTCCGCCACTCGGAGAAGCGCTTTCCTCGCGGTAGGAGCGGTGATCGTCATCGTGCTCGCCGTCATCGCTTGGTTCGCCTGGCCGCGCCCATCCGGTCCGCTCGTATTGAAAACCGGTACCCCGCAACACCTTGTCACAATTTCCATCGACAGCCTCCGAATCGGCACCACCGCTATCGATATCACCGTCACCGACCGCACCGGCGCGCCGAAAGACCATGCCGCAGTGCTTATTCAGGCGAATCAGCCGCTCATGGGCCACGCTGGGCAGCCCATCGCGGCGACGGCCACCGGTCCGGGCTACTTCCATGCCGCATCGGTACCGCTGATGATGACCGGACAGTGGGAGCTTCGACTGTCGATCGACGAACACGACAGCCTCGACGAACTCGCGGTGCCGATCTGGGTCGGCGGCTGA